The proteins below come from a single Chryseobacterium bernardetii genomic window:
- a CDS encoding T9SS type A sorting domain-containing protein, with protein sequence MKDNEIIKLTDGDWKPNVSSEYGNYFYQNFIKDSSGNWKKDKSFPLKWKDVGAFDSRYVISVDDYYGNSLRLRKFSIREVDYLAHPYIRYSDNIFYPAAYHRPQKLDNYYFSAGSVVNGREEFKNVAYSGLNMFLYRSPNFGYDFNATTYDTKTVILDGKTEKLTGYKSVAISGKYSVVMKPGFSVAATTGVEFTAKAQAPLPMDIPACSLTFDDMLNPKITETPNETLYLKQVGMKLENHPYYGEIVFNDALSAQEFVINKNIKLYPNPTKDILNIDFNGKNFKTLEVYSLDGKRIVTKDLSSMNTVQVNLSQYPAGIYMVTLIDSNGKNYPNKIIKK encoded by the coding sequence ATGAAAGATAATGAAATTATTAAATTAACTGATGGAGACTGGAAACCTAATGTGAGCAGTGAATATGGAAATTACTTTTATCAAAATTTTATTAAGGATAGTAGTGGAAACTGGAAAAAAGATAAAAGTTTTCCACTTAAATGGAAAGATGTTGGAGCATTTGATAGCCGGTATGTAATTAGTGTTGATGATTATTATGGAAATAGTTTAAGACTTAGGAAGTTTAGCATAAGAGAAGTAGACTATTTGGCGCATCCTTATATAAGATATAGTGATAATATATTTTATCCGGCAGCCTATCACCGCCCCCAAAAGCTGGATAATTATTATTTTAGTGCGGGAAGTGTTGTTAATGGAAGAGAAGAGTTTAAGAACGTAGCATATAGTGGTTTAAATATGTTTTTATATAGATCACCTAACTTTGGATATGATTTTAATGCTACGACATATGATACCAAAACGGTAATTTTAGATGGTAAGACAGAGAAGCTGACTGGGTATAAAAGTGTTGCTATATCTGGAAAATATTCTGTTGTTATGAAACCTGGGTTTAGTGTTGCTGCTACAACTGGGGTAGAATTCACTGCAAAAGCACAAGCTCCTTTGCCAATGGATATTCCTGCATGCTCCCTTACTTTTGATGATATGCTTAATCCTAAGATAACGGAAACACCTAATGAAACACTATATCTTAAGCAGGTTGGCATGAAATTAGAAAATCATCCATATTACGGAGAAATTGTGTTTAACGATGCTCTTTCTGCTCAAGAATTTGTTATCAATAAGAATATTAAGTTATATCCAAACCCTACCAAAGATATACTGAATATTGACTTTAATGGTAAAAATTTCAAAACCTTAGAAGTATATTCATTAGATGGCAAGAGGATTGTAACAAAAGATCTCTCATCTATGAATACTGTTCAGGTTAACTTATCTCAGTATCCTGCCGGGATTTATATGGTAACCCTCATAGATTCAAACGGAAAGAACTATCCAAATAAGATTATAAAAAAGTAA
- the gcvH gene encoding glycine cleavage system protein GcvH has translation MNTPSELKYTKDHEWIKIEGNVATIGITDFAQGELGDIVYVDVDTVDDDLNGGDVFGSVEAVKTVSDLFLPISGKVIEFNSELEDQPELLNTDPYGNGWIIKLEVADGADQSELLSAEDYKAIIG, from the coding sequence ATGAACACACCATCAGAATTAAAGTACACTAAAGATCACGAATGGATCAAGATTGAGGGTAATGTAGCTACAATCGGTATTACAGACTTTGCGCAGGGAGAACTTGGAGACATCGTTTATGTAGATGTAGATACGGTAGATGATGATCTTAATGGCGGAGACGTTTTCGGAAGTGTAGAAGCAGTAAAAACTGTTTCAGACTTATTCTTGCCTATTTCAGGAAAGGTTATCGAATTCAACTCAGAATTGGAAGACCAGCCGGAGCTGTTAAATACAGATCCTTATGGAAACGGATGGATCATCAAATTAGAAGTTGCTGATGGAGCAGATCAGTCAGAATTGCTTTCTGCAGAAGATTATAAAGCTATCATTGGATAA
- a CDS encoding VanZ family protein — protein MLLKPGEENHEYWFMFSGIDKVLHVSIFAALGFSFIAAFPKIKFSYFFQIILIYAFLTEILQEEMGLGRSMETLDIVADTVGCLIGYLTYKFLIKRFF, from the coding sequence ATGCTTCTCAAACCCGGAGAAGAGAATCATGAATACTGGTTCATGTTCAGCGGTATTGATAAAGTATTGCATGTAAGTATTTTTGCCGCCTTAGGGTTTTCTTTCATCGCTGCATTTCCCAAGATTAAATTTTCTTACTTTTTTCAGATCATTCTTATATATGCCTTCCTTACAGAAATTCTGCAGGAAGAAATGGGACTCGGAAGATCGATGGAAACATTGGATATTGTTGCTGATACAGTTGGCTGCCTCATAGGTTACTTGACTTATAAGTTCTTAATCAAACGATTTTTCTAA
- a CDS encoding vWA domain-containing protein translates to MKEHIVRGFRFETYKAPELSVFDRLLEIFTDLLTHTSGDFDEAIDWLRMLDEEYQLTTPEYTIEDFIEDLKKKGYIREEVDPNGGNGMRLSAKMEQNIRKQALNQIFGNLGKSGNGNHKTNKSGTGEDATGEFRNYNFGDPVEKISITESLKNAQINNGIGDFHLTEDDLIVEDSIHQSQMSTVLMIDISHSMILYGEDRITPAKKVAMALAELITTRYPKDTLDIIVFGDDAWPVKIQELPYLQVGPYHTNTVAGLQLAMDILRRKRNTNKQIFMITDGKPSCVRQADGTYYMNSYGLDEYVVQKCYNMASQARRLHIPITTFMIAQDPYLQRFVSEFTEANQGKAFYTGLNGLGHMIFEDYETNRKKKIR, encoded by the coding sequence ATGAAAGAGCATATTGTGAGAGGGTTCAGATTTGAAACTTACAAAGCCCCAGAACTATCCGTATTTGATCGTTTACTGGAAATCTTTACTGATTTGTTAACCCACACTTCAGGTGATTTTGATGAAGCAATTGATTGGCTTCGGATGCTGGATGAAGAATATCAGCTTACTACTCCCGAATATACTATTGAGGATTTTATTGAGGATCTTAAAAAGAAAGGTTATATCCGTGAAGAAGTGGATCCTAATGGAGGAAATGGAATGCGTCTGAGTGCAAAAATGGAACAGAATATCCGTAAGCAGGCACTTAATCAAATATTCGGAAACCTTGGGAAAAGTGGTAACGGTAATCATAAAACAAATAAAAGCGGAACGGGAGAGGATGCTACAGGAGAATTCCGTAATTATAACTTTGGAGATCCGGTAGAAAAGATTTCTATTACGGAAAGTCTTAAGAATGCTCAAATCAATAACGGAATCGGAGATTTTCATCTTACTGAAGATGACTTAATTGTAGAAGACAGCATTCATCAGTCACAGATGAGTACTGTACTGATGATTGACATTAGCCATAGTATGATATTGTATGGTGAAGACCGCATTACTCCGGCCAAAAAAGTGGCAATGGCACTTGCGGAACTGATTACCACCCGTTATCCGAAAGATACTCTGGATATCATTGTTTTTGGAGACGATGCATGGCCTGTTAAAATTCAGGAACTGCCTTACCTGCAGGTTGGTCCTTATCATACCAATACAGTTGCTGGGCTTCAATTGGCAATGGATATTTTACGAAGAAAGAGAAATACCAATAAACAGATTTTCATGATTACCGACGGAAAACCAAGTTGTGTTCGTCAGGCTGATGGTACTTATTATATGAATTCTTACGGTTTGGATGAGTATGTTGTCCAGAAATGTTATAATATGGCATCTCAGGCAAGAAGGCTGCATATTCCGATCACTACTTTTATGATTGCACAGGATCCTTATCTGCAACGTTTCGTGAGTGAATTTACTGAAGCTAATCAAGGGAAAGCCTTTTATACGGGACTCAATGGATTAGGACATATGATTTTTGAGGATTATGAGACCAATCGTAAGAAAAAAATCCGTTAA
- a CDS encoding AAA family ATPase, with protein MADKPNIETLGSLRASGYISKNIKDELRDNLKNKIRNKESVFEGIFGYENTVIPQLEHAILSRHNINLLGLRGQAKTRLARMMTSLLDEWIPFIGGSEINDDPFHPISRYAKELIESEGDNTPIEWLHRDERFFEKLATPDVTVADLIGDVDPIKAANLKLSYADDRVIHFGMIPRANRCIFVINELPDLQARIQVSLFNILQEGDVQIRGFKVRMPLDIQFVFTANPEDYTNRGSIVTPLKDRIGSQILTHYPENINIAREITNYESSLDSRQKNGIYVPSLAKDLLEQIGFEARESEYVDSKSGVSARMSITAFENLLSTAERRSLLTGDKSTSVRLSDFVGIIPAITGKVELVYEGEQEGAEAVAHLLIDNAIRTLFTSYFPKVEKLEKKNVDGPFSQITDWFLEDDGFLEITDESSDESYAKSLNRIYPLDHIIEKYQPGTQPKDILFLKEFILWGLAVNKKLNKERFRTGVFFS; from the coding sequence ATGGCTGACAAACCCAATATAGAAACACTAGGTTCATTAAGAGCATCAGGATATATATCAAAAAATATAAAAGACGAATTAAGAGATAACTTAAAAAATAAAATTCGTAATAAAGAGTCTGTATTTGAGGGGATTTTCGGATATGAAAATACGGTTATTCCTCAATTAGAACATGCTATTCTAAGCCGGCATAACATTAATTTATTAGGGCTGAGAGGCCAGGCAAAAACCAGGCTGGCAAGGATGATGACCTCTTTGCTGGATGAGTGGATTCCTTTTATTGGAGGAAGCGAAATTAATGATGATCCATTTCATCCGATTTCACGGTATGCTAAGGAGTTAATTGAGTCTGAAGGTGATAATACGCCAATAGAATGGCTTCACCGTGATGAAAGGTTTTTTGAAAAGCTGGCTACTCCTGATGTGACTGTTGCCGATCTGATTGGTGATGTAGATCCTATTAAAGCCGCCAATCTTAAACTTTCCTATGCAGATGACCGTGTGATTCACTTTGGAATGATCCCGCGGGCAAACCGTTGTATTTTTGTAATTAATGAATTGCCGGACCTTCAGGCGAGAATTCAGGTTTCATTGTTTAATATTTTGCAGGAAGGTGATGTGCAGATCCGTGGATTTAAGGTGAGAATGCCTTTGGATATACAATTTGTTTTCACCGCAAACCCTGAAGATTATACCAACAGAGGAAGTATTGTGACTCCACTGAAAGACCGTATAGGATCCCAGATTTTGACTCATTATCCTGAAAATATCAATATTGCAAGAGAAATTACCAATTATGAATCCAGTTTAGACAGCCGTCAGAAAAATGGAATATATGTTCCTTCTTTAGCAAAGGATCTTTTGGAACAGATTGGTTTTGAGGCTCGTGAAAGTGAATATGTAGATTCAAAAAGCGGAGTAAGCGCACGTATGAGTATTACAGCTTTCGAAAACCTATTGAGTACAGCGGAACGCAGATCTTTACTAACAGGTGACAAATCAACTTCTGTAAGATTGAGCGATTTTGTGGGGATAATTCCAGCCATCACCGGAAAAGTGGAACTTGTTTATGAAGGAGAGCAGGAAGGAGCAGAAGCGGTTGCTCATTTATTAATTGATAATGCAATCAGAACTTTATTCACCTCCTATTTCCCGAAAGTGGAAAAACTGGAGAAAAAGAATGTTGATGGACCATTTAGCCAGATTACAGATTGGTTTTTGGAGGACGATGGTTTTTTAGAAATTACGGATGAATCCTCAGATGAATCTTATGCAAAATCTCTTAACAGGATTTATCCTCTTGATCACATCATTGAAAAGTATCAACCGGGTACTCAGCCTAAAGATATTTTATTCTTAAAAGAGTTTATTCTTTGGGGGTTGGCAGTTAATAAAAAGCTGAATAAGGAAAGATTCAGAACAGGAGTTTTCTTTTCTTAA
- a CDS encoding acyl-CoA carboxylase subunit beta produces MDIEFNKREDQNRLKLSEINRLLAEIKKGGGEKRLQKLREEGKMTARERIDYLLDKDSDSIEIGAFAGYEMYEEHGGCPSGGVVVVMGYVSGRQCIVVANDASVKAGAWFPITGKKNLRAQEISMENKLPIIYLVDSAGVYLPMQDEIFPDKEHFGRIFRNNAKMSSMGIIQISAVMGSCVAGGAYLPIMSDEAMIVDKTGSIFLAGSYLVKAAIGESIDNETLGGATTHCSISGVTDYKAKDDKDALDRIKNIMKSIGSTEKAGFDRIDSFPPKENPDNIFGIMPVSRAEQYDTYEIIKCIVDNSEYEEYKPDYGKSIICATARVDGWSVGIVANQRKLVKSGKGEMQFGGVIYSDSADKATRFIANCNQRKIPLIFLQDVTGFMVGSKSEHGGIIKDGAKMVNAVSNSVVPKFTIITGNSYGAGNYAMCGKAYDPRLIVAWPWADLAVMGGAQAAKVLAQIQESTLKKQGKEISEEEHNQILDSISKKYQKQTESTYAAARLWTDAIINPTDTRKWISMGIEAANHAPITEKFNLGVIQV; encoded by the coding sequence ATGGACATCGAATTCAACAAACGAGAAGATCAGAACAGATTAAAATTATCAGAGATAAATCGCTTGCTTGCCGAAATCAAAAAAGGAGGCGGTGAAAAGAGACTTCAAAAGCTCCGTGAGGAAGGAAAAATGACTGCAAGAGAAAGGATAGATTATCTTCTTGATAAAGATTCTGATTCCATAGAAATAGGAGCATTTGCGGGCTATGAAATGTATGAAGAACATGGAGGCTGCCCTAGTGGAGGCGTTGTGGTTGTTATGGGATATGTTTCCGGAAGACAATGTATTGTGGTAGCTAATGATGCTTCTGTAAAAGCAGGAGCATGGTTTCCAATTACAGGAAAGAAAAATCTGAGAGCACAGGAAATTTCTATGGAAAATAAGCTTCCTATCATTTATCTGGTAGATTCCGCAGGAGTTTATCTTCCAATGCAGGATGAGATTTTTCCTGATAAAGAACATTTTGGAAGGATTTTCAGAAATAATGCTAAAATGAGCTCAATGGGAATCATTCAGATTTCTGCTGTTATGGGCAGTTGTGTTGCCGGAGGAGCTTATCTTCCTATCATGAGTGATGAAGCGATGATTGTGGATAAAACAGGTTCTATTTTCCTTGCAGGAAGCTATCTTGTAAAAGCTGCAATTGGTGAAAGCATTGATAACGAAACATTGGGAGGAGCAACTACCCATTGCTCTATTTCAGGAGTTACAGATTATAAAGCTAAGGATGATAAAGATGCCTTAGACAGAATTAAAAACATAATGAAGTCTATCGGAAGTACTGAAAAAGCGGGCTTCGACAGAATAGACAGCTTTCCGCCAAAAGAAAACCCTGATAATATCTTCGGAATCATGCCTGTTTCCAGAGCAGAACAGTATGATACTTACGAAATCATTAAATGTATTGTGGATAACTCCGAGTATGAAGAATATAAGCCAGACTACGGAAAAAGTATCATTTGTGCCACTGCAAGAGTGGACGGCTGGTCTGTAGGAATTGTTGCCAACCAAAGGAAATTAGTGAAGAGCGGTAAAGGAGAGATGCAGTTTGGAGGAGTAATCTATTCCGATTCTGCGGATAAAGCAACCCGATTTATTGCCAACTGTAACCAAAGAAAGATCCCGTTGATCTTCCTACAGGATGTTACCGGATTCATGGTAGGCTCCAAATCAGAACATGGTGGAATCATTAAAGATGGGGCTAAAATGGTAAATGCAGTTTCTAATTCTGTAGTTCCTAAATTTACCATTATTACCGGGAATTCTTATGGAGCAGGAAATTATGCTATGTGTGGAAAAGCTTATGATCCTAGGCTTATTGTAGCTTGGCCCTGGGCTGATCTTGCAGTAATGGGCGGAGCCCAAGCTGCTAAAGTTTTAGCGCAAATTCAGGAATCTACATTGAAAAAACAAGGTAAAGAAATTTCTGAAGAAGAACACAACCAGATATTGGATAGTATTTCAAAGAAATATCAGAAACAGACCGAATCCACCTATGCTGCCGCAAGATTATGGACTGATGCCATTATTAACCCAACCGATACAAGAAAATGGATTTCCATGGGAATAGAGGCAGCTAACCACGCACCTATTACAGAGAAATTTAACTTAGGAGTTATCCAGGTTTGA
- a CDS encoding DMT family transporter — MHKLALFRLHLIVFLWGFTAILGKLIHANAQILVFYRMLFAAIFLFIFIRIYKKESIRVSKKIFFQLAAIGFTMALHWYCFFYSIKVSNVSIALSCLSLSTLFASILEPIIFKRKIDISEVVMGVVIVACILLIFKTEFQYKEGIIYGVLCAVFGTIFSVFNGKMFGKTSSGNIIFYEIFCGWFILMLFYLFSGQIFQMNEINYRDIALICLLASVFTAFPMLESVSLMKYISPFTLILTVNLEPVYGIILAFFIFGESEHMSPIFYIASGVMILAIIANGLIKARKTKNFN; from the coding sequence ATGCATAAATTAGCGCTTTTCAGGTTGCATTTAATAGTATTTTTATGGGGATTCACTGCAATTTTAGGAAAACTGATTCATGCCAATGCTCAGATCCTTGTATTTTACAGAATGCTGTTTGCGGCAATCTTTCTGTTTATATTCATCAGGATATATAAAAAAGAAAGCATCAGAGTTTCTAAAAAAATATTTTTTCAGCTGGCTGCAATAGGTTTTACCATGGCACTTCACTGGTACTGTTTTTTTTATTCTATCAAAGTCTCTAATGTTTCCATTGCATTGAGCTGTCTTTCATTATCTACGCTCTTTGCTTCAATTTTGGAACCCATTATCTTTAAAAGAAAGATCGATATCTCAGAAGTAGTGATGGGAGTTGTCATTGTAGCGTGCATTTTATTAATCTTTAAAACAGAGTTTCAATATAAGGAAGGCATTATATATGGCGTTCTTTGTGCTGTCTTTGGGACTATATTTTCTGTTTTTAATGGCAAAATGTTTGGAAAAACAAGTTCCGGGAACATTATATTTTATGAAATATTCTGTGGTTGGTTTATTTTAATGTTATTTTATTTGTTTTCCGGTCAAATTTTTCAAATGAATGAAATAAACTACCGTGATATAGCGTTAATATGCTTATTAGCCAGTGTTTTTACTGCTTTTCCGATGCTGGAATCAGTAAGTTTAATGAAGTATATATCTCCTTTTACTCTAATTTTAACAGTTAATTTGGAACCTGTTTACGGAATTATACTAGCTTTTTTTATCTTTGGGGAATCAGAACATATGAGCCCTATATTTTATATTGCTTCAGGAGTTATGATACTGGCAATCATTGCCAATGGATTAATTAAGGCCAGGAAAACTAAAAACTTTAACTAG
- a CDS encoding putative type IX sorting system protein PorV2 encodes MMKKYFLLAFSLLYGLSQSQIIRKYSNEFLNIGAGARGLAMGGAVISNQDDVYSPMWNPAGLMAIEKDWQGAAMHAEYFESIAKYDYLAYARVMEEGVFGVSVVRLGVDNILNTTQMIDSEGNIDYDKITKFSQSDYAAILSYAFRPGGNPNLDVGVNAKIVYRNVGKFANGYGFGFDVGAIYKGENGWKFGGMVRDITTTVNFWSINQKELSTVVNGEEFNPAPKDKMELTMPKLNVGASKLFEINSSVYVLPEAGINVDFAKTASLISTDFASISPYAGAELGYQKMIFVRLGINRFQSITDIEDLKRKVSFQPSAGIGIRYRGLTLDYAITNSGIGGSNFYSNFFSLKLDMGAFRND; translated from the coding sequence ATGATGAAAAAATATTTTTTACTTGCATTTTCACTGCTCTATGGGCTGTCTCAATCTCAGATTATCAGGAAATATTCCAATGAATTCTTAAATATTGGAGCCGGAGCCCGAGGACTGGCGATGGGAGGTGCTGTAATATCCAATCAGGATGATGTGTATTCTCCAATGTGGAACCCGGCTGGTTTAATGGCTATTGAAAAAGACTGGCAGGGAGCTGCAATGCACGCAGAATATTTTGAATCTATAGCAAAATATGATTATTTAGCTTATGCCAGAGTAATGGAAGAAGGCGTTTTTGGTGTTTCTGTAGTAAGACTTGGGGTAGATAATATCTTGAATACTACCCAGATGATTGATTCTGAAGGGAATATTGATTATGATAAAATTACAAAATTCTCACAGTCTGATTATGCAGCCATCCTATCCTATGCATTCCGTCCCGGAGGAAATCCGAATCTTGATGTGGGGGTGAATGCTAAGATTGTGTATAGAAATGTAGGTAAATTTGCAAATGGTTATGGGTTTGGTTTTGATGTAGGTGCTATTTATAAAGGTGAGAACGGATGGAAATTCGGAGGAATGGTAAGAGATATTACCACTACTGTTAACTTTTGGAGTATTAACCAGAAAGAGTTATCAACAGTGGTGAATGGCGAAGAATTCAACCCGGCACCAAAAGATAAAATGGAACTTACAATGCCTAAGCTTAATGTGGGAGCAAGTAAGTTATTTGAAATCAACAGCAGTGTTTATGTATTGCCGGAAGCTGGAATCAATGTAGATTTTGCAAAGACAGCCTCTTTGATTTCAACTGATTTTGCAAGTATCAGTCCCTATGCCGGTGCTGAATTAGGCTATCAGAAAATGATTTTTGTGAGATTAGGGATCAACAGGTTCCAGTCTATTACAGATATAGAAGATTTAAAAAGAAAAGTTTCTTTCCAGCCAAGTGCAGGGATTGGAATCAGGTATAGAGGACTTACCCTGGATTATGCAATTACAAATTCAGGTATTGGCGGCTCTAATTTCTACTCTAATTTCTTTTCCCTTAAACTGGATATGGGAGCATTCAGAAATGATTAA
- the uvrC gene encoding excinuclease ABC subunit UvrC — protein MNPSLELQLKTLPSEPGVYRYYDKNEQLLYVGKAKNLKKRVLSYFNKNLSGYRIKIMVSKIQRLETTIVNSEYDALLLENNLIKEHQPFYNVMLKDDKTYPWICIKNEDFPRIFLTRNVIKDGSEYYGPYAKVRPAKILLDTIKHIYKLRTCNLNLSPAKIADGKYKVCLEYHIKNCEGPCEDLESKEEYDEKIDAIRGIIKGDFRKAKDYLVNQMMKHASNLQFEEAQIIKERLDILEDYQAKNTVVNPNIDDVDVFGMTSDETAAYVNFFKIRNGNIIQSFTTEIKKILEETDEDIMEEALIEIRQKFGSDSKEVLLPFHLSVEIPNVKLIVPKVGDKKRIVELSEKNAKEYRLEKLKQVQIVDPERHTNRIMAEMQKLLRMPVEPRHIEGFDNSNIQGTNPVSACVVFKDGKPSKADYRIFHPKTVEGPNDFATMEEVIYRRYKRMLDEGESLPQLILIDGGKGQLSSAVKSLRLLGLYGKITIVGIAKRLEEIFFPEDPIPLYLDKKSETLKILQRVRDEAHRFGVKHHRTRRKNSTIKSELEEIPGVGEKTIELLLSKLKSVKRIKEANQETLEEILGKSKAKIIWEFFNNNA, from the coding sequence ATGAATCCTTCTTTAGAACTACAGCTCAAAACTTTACCTTCCGAACCTGGTGTTTATCGTTATTATGATAAAAACGAGCAGCTATTGTATGTGGGGAAAGCTAAAAATTTAAAGAAAAGGGTTCTTTCCTACTTCAATAAAAATCTTTCCGGTTACAGGATCAAGATCATGGTCAGTAAAATCCAGCGTCTGGAAACTACCATTGTGAACAGTGAATATGATGCTCTTTTACTGGAAAACAACCTGATTAAAGAACATCAGCCGTTTTATAATGTCATGCTGAAGGATGACAAAACCTACCCCTGGATCTGTATTAAAAATGAAGATTTTCCCAGAATCTTCCTAACCAGAAATGTTATTAAAGATGGCTCGGAATATTATGGGCCTTATGCAAAGGTACGTCCTGCAAAGATTTTGTTGGATACCATCAAACATATTTATAAACTCAGAACCTGCAACCTGAATCTTTCGCCTGCTAAAATTGCAGACGGAAAATATAAAGTATGCCTGGAATATCATATTAAAAACTGTGAAGGTCCTTGTGAAGATCTTGAAAGTAAAGAAGAATATGACGAGAAGATAGATGCCATCCGTGGGATTATTAAAGGAGATTTCCGGAAAGCAAAGGATTATCTGGTGAATCAGATGATGAAGCATGCCTCTAATCTTCAGTTTGAAGAGGCTCAGATCATTAAGGAAAGACTGGATATCCTGGAAGATTACCAGGCTAAAAATACCGTGGTGAATCCCAATATTGATGATGTAGACGTTTTCGGTATGACCAGTGATGAGACGGCAGCCTATGTTAACTTCTTTAAAATAAGGAACGGAAATATCATTCAGAGTTTTACTACAGAGATTAAAAAGATTCTTGAAGAGACTGATGAAGATATTATGGAAGAGGCGTTAATTGAAATCAGACAGAAGTTTGGTTCTGATTCGAAAGAAGTATTATTACCTTTCCATTTGTCTGTAGAAATTCCAAACGTTAAGCTTATTGTTCCTAAAGTTGGAGATAAAAAAAGAATCGTGGAGCTTTCAGAGAAAAATGCGAAAGAATACCGTCTGGAAAAACTAAAGCAGGTACAGATTGTAGATCCTGAAAGGCATACCAACAGAATTATGGCTGAAATGCAGAAACTTCTCAGAATGCCTGTAGAGCCACGTCATATTGAAGGATTTGACAACTCGAACATTCAGGGAACCAATCCTGTTTCTGCCTGTGTTGTTTTTAAAGATGGGAAGCCCAGCAAAGCAGACTATAGAATTTTCCATCCTAAAACAGTAGAAGGACCCAACGACTTTGCAACGATGGAAGAAGTCATTTATCGCCGGTATAAAAGAATGCTGGATGAAGGGGAAAGTCTGCCGCAGCTGATCCTTATTGATGGCGGAAAAGGGCAATTGTCTTCTGCAGTTAAAAGTCTTAGGTTATTGGGATTATACGGAAAAATTACGATTGTAGGAATCGCTAAAAGACTGGAGGAGATTTTCTTCCCGGAAGATCCTATTCCCTTATATCTTGATAAAAAATCTGAAACTTTGAAGATCCTGCAAAGAGTAAGGGATGAAGCTCACCGATTTGGGGTTAAACATCACAGAACAAGAAGAAAAAATTCCACTATAAAATCTGAATTGGAAGAGATTCCAGGTGTGGGAGAAAAAACCATCGAATTACTGTTGTCTAAACTTAAGTCTGTAAAAAGAATCAAAGAAGCCAATCAGGAAACATTAGAAGAAATTTTAGGTAAAAGCAAGGCAAAGATTATTTGGGAATTTTTCAATAATAACGCATAA